One window of Candidatus Hydrogenedentota bacterium genomic DNA carries:
- a CDS encoding right-handed parallel beta-helix repeat-containing protein encodes MRHFKSLCALLILAFVCSLAASGADEIPVLLPDGTPFESWEKPQAFSKTYHVNQNHPRASDSNKGTERRPWKTIGRAAQMLQPGERVVVHGGVYREWVKPERGGTSPEAMISYEAAPGEQVILTGSDSWKPEWRPSNEYKLKDITIWQAELTGAQFEGANPFCLQNFTIQKDSDTWKDFPSFELRRGQLFVDGVYMPQVSLFDELGKAAGCFWVSENGMSIFLRMPNDASPQGHTFEVTTREQVFAPTTPYLNYIRISGFTMMRAGNGVPIPPPQRGLLSAARGHHWIIEDCEIAYANTLGMDLGGQWWSYGTGEAQGFHIVRRNYVHHCGVSSMSAWHNMANQHMLIEDNLITDNCWMPIGSHYESAGVKFHSTEDCLIRRNIILRTANGPALWLDGEVRNTRITQNLFANSADTVGLGAVCLEINHGPNLFDNNIIVGSNVHGFHEHDVDRAVVMQNLIANGQGFGVHLRPGDPARVNPPLENNHRVFGNIVAGFPECVFIPNDTTRSDFNLFGEQDFSKAFARGDKEPPMPLEGWRALGQDKNSSIMPLEVHFDEPKMTLSIRGKAEQLPEFDTFPDLLPEVAKARDLLKQDYFGTSRPDTRFAVGPFANTQLDGSPVCVDVRKNSRFAVNASK; translated from the coding sequence ATGCGGCATTTCAAGAGTCTCTGTGCACTTCTGATTCTCGCGTTTGTGTGCAGTTTAGCGGCATCAGGCGCAGACGAAATTCCTGTTCTTCTTCCCGACGGGACTCCCTTTGAGTCGTGGGAGAAGCCACAGGCGTTCAGCAAGACGTATCACGTCAACCAGAACCACCCGCGTGCATCCGACAGCAACAAAGGTACGGAGCGGCGTCCCTGGAAGACCATCGGCCGTGCGGCACAGATGCTTCAGCCTGGCGAGCGTGTCGTTGTGCATGGCGGCGTCTACAGAGAATGGGTGAAGCCCGAACGCGGCGGCACTTCGCCGGAGGCGATGATTTCGTATGAGGCTGCGCCAGGCGAGCAGGTCATTCTTACCGGTTCGGATAGTTGGAAACCGGAATGGCGGCCATCAAACGAGTACAAGCTAAAGGACATCACCATCTGGCAAGCGGAACTGACCGGCGCGCAGTTCGAGGGCGCGAATCCCTTCTGTCTGCAGAATTTCACGATTCAGAAGGACAGCGATACCTGGAAGGATTTTCCCAGTTTCGAACTCAGGCGCGGGCAACTCTTCGTCGACGGTGTGTACATGCCTCAGGTCAGCCTTTTTGACGAGTTGGGCAAGGCAGCCGGTTGTTTCTGGGTATCCGAAAACGGGATGTCCATCTTCTTGCGAATGCCCAACGATGCTTCGCCGCAAGGTCACACCTTCGAGGTCACGACGCGAGAACAAGTGTTTGCACCGACCACGCCTTACCTCAACTACATTCGGATAAGTGGATTTACGATGATGCGCGCGGGCAACGGCGTTCCGATACCGCCGCCGCAACGCGGCTTGCTCAGTGCCGCGCGCGGACACCATTGGATCATCGAGGACTGCGAAATTGCCTATGCGAATACGCTGGGTATGGACCTCGGCGGCCAATGGTGGAGCTACGGAACGGGCGAGGCGCAGGGATTCCATATTGTTCGCCGCAATTACGTCCATCACTGCGGCGTTTCTTCCATGTCGGCCTGGCACAACATGGCCAACCAGCACATGCTCATCGAAGATAACCTCATCACGGACAACTGCTGGATGCCGATCGGGTCCCACTACGAATCTGCCGGCGTCAAATTCCACAGCACCGAAGATTGCCTAATCCGGCGCAATATCATTCTGCGCACGGCCAATGGCCCGGCACTCTGGTTGGATGGCGAGGTCAGGAACACTCGGATCACGCAGAATCTCTTCGCCAACTCAGCGGATACCGTGGGACTTGGGGCAGTGTGCCTGGAGATCAATCACGGACCCAACCTGTTCGATAACAACATTATTGTCGGTTCGAATGTCCATGGATTCCACGAACACGACGTCGATCGGGCTGTCGTCATGCAGAATCTCATCGCAAATGGACAAGGCTTTGGCGTTCACTTGCGCCCCGGCGATCCCGCTCGGGTGAATCCGCCTCTTGAGAACAATCATCGCGTATTTGGAAACATAGTGGCCGGATTCCCTGAATGTGTATTCATTCCCAATGACACGACGCGGTCCGACTTCAATCTCTTTGGAGAGCAGGATTTTTCCAAGGCGTTTGCACGAGGGGATAAAGAGCCTCCGATGCCCTTGGAGGGGTGGCGCGCCCTCGGTCAGGACAAGAATTCCTCAATAATGCCGTTGGAGGTGCATTTTGACGAGCCCAAGATGACGCTGAGTATCCGGGGTAAGGCCGAGCAACTTCCCGAATTCGATACGTTTCCGGATCTGCTGCCCGAAGTCGCGAAGGCAAGAGACTTGTTGAAACAGGATTACTTCGGCACGAGCAGGCCAGATACTCGATTCGCGGTCGGGCCATTTGCTAACACGCAACTGGACGGCAGCCCGGTGTGTGTCGATGTTCGGAAGAACTCCCGATTCGCTGTGAACGCGAGTAAGTGA